In the Hymenobacter volaticus genome, one interval contains:
- a CDS encoding helix-turn-helix domain-containing protein, translating into MKATSLEQFYQRLAAAVGTEQHTLLPPDSERVTGHFNLFDVAEQFRNYPELPMPYDRRAYYKISLIRGRSRAEYANKVIELDQNALLFATPKVPYYWRPQDPAQAGRFCVFTSEFLLPTYSGVVLDELPLFQANGYPVFQVSDAQWDELDAIFQKMARELTSPYLYKYDLLRTYVLELIYSGQKLQPLPVRQPALTAAARIASLFTELLERQFPLTTPHQQLQLRSAKDFADRLAVHVNHLNKALKQHTGRTTTELIATRYAEEAKRLLLLPTWTIAQISDSLGFAEVADFSHFFKRHTALSPAAFRL; encoded by the coding sequence ATGAAAGCCACTTCGCTCGAGCAGTTTTACCAGCGCCTGGCAGCGGCAGTAGGCACTGAACAGCACACGCTGTTACCGCCCGACAGCGAGCGAGTTACCGGGCATTTCAATTTGTTTGACGTTGCCGAACAGTTTCGCAACTACCCAGAATTGCCCATGCCCTATGACCGACGCGCCTACTATAAAATCAGTTTGATTCGGGGCCGGAGCCGGGCCGAATACGCCAATAAAGTCATTGAGCTCGACCAAAATGCCTTGCTTTTTGCCACGCCCAAGGTGCCCTACTACTGGCGGCCGCAGGACCCGGCGCAGGCCGGGCGTTTCTGCGTGTTTACCAGCGAGTTTTTGCTGCCAACCTACAGTGGTGTAGTACTCGACGAGCTGCCCCTGTTCCAAGCAAATGGCTACCCCGTGTTTCAGGTATCGGATGCGCAGTGGGATGAGCTCGACGCCATTTTCCAGAAGATGGCGCGGGAACTAACCTCGCCCTACCTCTACAAGTACGATTTGCTGCGCACCTACGTGCTGGAGCTGATCTATTCTGGGCAAAAGCTGCAGCCCCTTCCCGTCCGGCAACCCGCACTAACAGCCGCGGCGCGAATAGCCTCGCTGTTTACCGAGCTGCTAGAGCGGCAGTTTCCGCTGACCACACCGCACCAACAGTTGCAACTGCGCTCGGCCAAAGACTTCGCTGACCGCTTGGCCGTGCACGTCAACCACCTCAATAAAGCCTTGAAGCAGCACACGGGCCGCACCACCACCGAGTTGATTGCCACGCGCTACGCCGAAGAAGCCAAGCGCCTGCTGCTATTGCCTACCTGGACCATTGCCCAGATTTCTGACAGCTTGGGCTTTGCGGAAGTGGCGGACTTCTCCCACTTTTTTAAGCGGCATACGGCGCTGTCGCCGGCCGCTTTCCGGCTATAA
- a CDS encoding ABC transporter ATP-binding protein: MAVSAPLLSAEDLAVGYFSSRNTPRAVTDNLRLALWPGELVCLLGPNGAGKSTLLRTLAGLQPPLRGRLMLGNSAMQDLNAPARARQLSVVLTDRLDAGNLTVQELVSLGRQPHTGWLGGLSAHDEAQVQAALAATNTTPFAGRPVGELSDGERQKVLLARALAQDTPLILLDEPTAHLDLPNRVALMRLLHNLARQTGKAILLSTHELDLALQAADRVWLLSATGTLHAGTPEDLVLSGTFAAAFAREGLAFDPTTGTFALHAPAGPTVQLLGEGAAAFWTRRALEREGFIPSAAPAPLRVTTPSILKADSWLCELPGQPAQQHHSIATLLAALRPLLPENHLV, translated from the coding sequence ATGGCAGTGTCCGCGCCTCTGCTTTCCGCTGAAGATTTGGCAGTAGGGTATTTCTCTTCCCGCAACACTCCCCGCGCGGTAACTGACAACCTGCGTTTGGCATTGTGGCCGGGCGAGCTGGTGTGTTTGCTTGGTCCCAACGGCGCAGGCAAATCGACCTTGCTGCGCACGTTAGCCGGCTTGCAGCCCCCGCTGCGCGGCCGGCTCATGCTTGGTAACTCTGCTATGCAGGACTTGAACGCCCCAGCCCGGGCCCGCCAGCTGAGCGTGGTGCTCACCGACCGGCTAGACGCCGGCAACCTAACCGTGCAGGAATTGGTGAGCTTGGGCCGCCAACCGCACACGGGCTGGCTAGGGGGCCTTTCCGCCCACGACGAAGCGCAGGTGCAAGCCGCACTGGCGGCGACCAATACCACTCCTTTTGCTGGCCGGCCGGTAGGTGAGCTCAGCGACGGGGAGCGGCAGAAAGTGCTGCTAGCCCGTGCGTTGGCCCAGGATACGCCTCTGATTTTACTCGACGAGCCCACTGCTCACCTGGACTTACCTAACCGCGTAGCTCTGATGCGTCTGCTGCACAACCTGGCCCGGCAAACCGGCAAGGCTATTCTACTGTCCACCCACGAGCTGGATTTGGCTTTGCAGGCCGCCGACCGGGTGTGGCTGCTCTCGGCCACGGGTACGCTGCACGCTGGCACGCCCGAAGATTTAGTGCTGAGTGGCACGTTTGCGGCCGCGTTTGCGCGGGAAGGGCTAGCCTTTGACCCAACCACGGGCACGTTTGCCTTGCATGCGCCCGCCGGGCCCACCGTGCAGTTGCTAGGCGAAGGCGCCGCCGCGTTTTGGACCCGCCGGGCCCTGGAGCGGGAGGGCTTCATACCCTCTGCCGCCCCCGCTCCCTTGCGCGTGACCACGCCGAGCATACTCAAAGCTGATTCTTGGCTTTGTGAGCTACCCGGCCAGCCCGCGCAACAGCACCACTCCATCGCAACGCTGCTCGCGGCATTGCGCCCCCTTCTTCCTGAAAATCATCTGGTTTGA
- a CDS encoding FecCD family ABC transporter permease, protein MVQTSVAPSTRLARAATYRRGVWLVVLLGLVALGFVLDIGLGPVRIPLPAVVDILLGNPTDTPAWHFIVQQIRLPKALTALVVGSGLAVSGLQMQTLFRNPLAGPSALGLTAGAGLGVAAVMLASGSVAGGFAIRALGVGGSWALVLAATTGAGLVMSLVLVLSARLRDNVVMLIVGLMVASVTGAIVSLWQYFSAPEQIQEYLMWTFGSLGGVVGNHLLVLTTVVGAGLLLAFASAKPLNALLLGENYARSMGLVVGRSRTLIILSTSLLAGAITAFCGPIGFVGIAVPHLTRGLLRTADHRVLLPGACLLGAALTLGCDCLAQLPGSQTVLPLNVVTSLLGAPVVLWVVLRRQNIRSSFS, encoded by the coding sequence ATGGTGCAAACATCGGTGGCGCCCTCTACCCGCCTCGCCCGGGCCGCAACCTACCGCCGCGGGGTTTGGTTGGTGGTCTTGCTCGGCTTGGTGGCCCTAGGCTTCGTGCTCGACATTGGACTAGGCCCGGTGCGGATTCCCCTGCCTGCAGTGGTGGACATTCTGCTAGGGAACCCCACCGATACGCCAGCCTGGCATTTTATTGTGCAACAAATTCGCCTGCCTAAAGCACTGACTGCACTGGTAGTAGGCAGCGGCTTGGCAGTGAGCGGCTTGCAGATGCAAACGCTGTTTCGCAACCCCCTAGCCGGCCCCTCGGCGCTGGGCTTGACGGCGGGCGCGGGCCTAGGCGTGGCGGCCGTCATGCTGGCGAGTGGCAGCGTCGCGGGTGGCTTTGCCATTCGAGCCCTGGGGGTAGGCGGTAGCTGGGCTTTGGTGCTGGCCGCCACTACCGGGGCTGGGCTGGTCATGAGCTTGGTGTTGGTGCTTTCGGCCCGCCTGCGTGACAACGTGGTCATGCTGATTGTGGGGCTAATGGTAGCCAGCGTGACGGGGGCCATCGTCAGTTTGTGGCAGTATTTCAGCGCCCCCGAGCAGATTCAGGAGTATTTGATGTGGACGTTTGGTTCGCTGGGCGGAGTAGTAGGCAACCATCTGCTGGTGCTGACTACAGTGGTTGGCGCGGGGCTACTCCTGGCTTTTGCCTCAGCCAAGCCCCTCAATGCCTTATTGCTCGGCGAAAACTACGCCCGCAGCATGGGGCTGGTCGTCGGCCGTTCCCGCACGCTCATCATCCTTAGTACCAGTTTGCTGGCCGGGGCCATTACGGCGTTTTGCGGACCCATCGGCTTCGTAGGCATTGCTGTGCCCCACCTTACCCGGGGGTTGCTGCGCACCGCCGACCACCGCGTGCTCCTGCCCGGTGCCTGCCTGCTGGGCGCCGCCCTCACCCTGGGCTGCGACTGTCTGGCCCAGCTGCCAGGCAGCCAAACCGTCCTGCCACTTAATGTGGTGACCTCCCTGCTAGGGGCGCCGGTGGTGCTGTGGGTGGTGCTTCGTCGCCAGAATATTCGCTCGTCGTTTTCCTGA
- a CDS encoding bifunctional adenosylcobinamide kinase/adenosylcobinamide-phosphate guanylyltransferase, whose protein sequence is MLYYISGGQRSGKSRYAQDLALQLSAKPVYLATSRAWDDDHRQRIARHVADRDARWTTLEEEKHLSRLDLAGRIVVLDCVTLWLTNFFSDADYQVEQALALAQQEFDLLCQQDCTLLVISNEIGMGLHAPTEAGRKFTDLQGWMNQYIATRADKAVFMVSGLPLFLK, encoded by the coding sequence ATGCTTTATTATATCTCCGGCGGGCAACGCTCCGGCAAAAGCCGCTACGCCCAGGACCTGGCCTTGCAGCTTAGTGCCAAACCCGTGTATTTGGCCACTTCTCGCGCCTGGGACGACGACCACCGCCAGCGTATTGCCCGGCACGTGGCCGACCGCGACGCCCGCTGGACTACGCTGGAAGAAGAAAAACACCTCAGTCGCCTCGACTTGGCGGGCCGTATCGTGGTGCTGGATTGCGTGACGCTCTGGCTTACCAACTTCTTTTCCGACGCGGACTACCAAGTCGAGCAAGCCCTGGCACTGGCCCAGCAGGAGTTTGATTTGCTGTGCCAGCAAGACTGCACGCTGCTGGTTATCAGCAACGAAATCGGGATGGGACTGCACGCCCCGACCGAAGCCGGGCGCAAGTTCACGGACTTGCAAGGCTGGATGAACCAGTACATTGCCACGCGGGCCGACAAGGCGGTTTTCATGGTTTCCGGCCTGCCTCTCTTCCTTAAATAA
- a CDS encoding TonB-dependent receptor, which translates to MKNSFLPIYPTSAYGFMPLLGTALLTGIGHRAQAQAATDSLNRQRLTEVVVTATRSTTERRKVPQQIEVISRQDIQQTQALDFTDVVKKNASVDIIQYPGLLSGVGIRGFRPQTSGLNQRALLLVDGRPAGTSNLSTLDLGSVERVEVLKGPASALYGSQAMGGVVNVITRRSRGPVRSSVYTEYGSYETFRAGGAIGGNITEKLDFDLSFGLFDRAQDYKLGKQGVFRDWLDAKSATKTFTDGRSEETDDQRGDGSRRSFTKLNYYSGAFRVGYQVTKHWHVDARVERFVARNVQSPNDIFYGNAGPSTKDIERQNVEISAVGDYAHHQLLVRGYGSGEFNNNNTLPATAPAYRSFQSKNYWKGVQVKDVIKLGGQQVTVGVDHNEAVSRSHRFSATSAELAPFNPNYELNTTGLYVQGQLSLLNEKLIVMPGARYDFITYDVKSTPLLTTFTPGKETNPFFSPSLGAQYQVLEPLRVHGTIGRAYVTPDAYNVAGYSQTVNASNQASVTQGNPALKNENSVTWDAGLRFDKPEMGLTGDLTYFSTRVKDRITTRTTNPTGETTSEGYVVRSRTTYLNANDSQIHGLEAEVGYDFGAAQEYAHSLRVYAGGTRMLKAEDVVNNTDGSETRRGIQNVARFSHNFGVSYDNFKNLNARLSGRYVGRRRDTDFTDVNSPQILYPEYMTLDFSVTGTYAQHHALTLYVNNLTNENYYEKRGYNLPGRNVAARYTLTF; encoded by the coding sequence ATGAAGAACAGTTTTTTACCTATCTATCCCACATCTGCTTACGGTTTTATGCCGTTGCTTGGCACCGCATTACTGACGGGTATTGGGCATCGGGCGCAGGCACAGGCGGCAACCGATTCGCTGAATCGTCAACGTCTCACCGAGGTAGTTGTGACGGCGACGCGCTCGACTACGGAGCGCCGTAAAGTGCCCCAGCAGATCGAGGTGATTTCCCGGCAGGATATTCAGCAAACCCAGGCCCTAGACTTCACGGACGTGGTGAAGAAGAACGCGTCGGTGGACATTATTCAGTATCCGGGGCTGCTGTCGGGGGTGGGTATCCGGGGGTTTCGGCCCCAAACCAGCGGGTTGAACCAGCGGGCGTTGCTACTCGTCGATGGCCGGCCGGCGGGTACTTCCAACTTGTCCACGCTTGATTTGGGCAGCGTGGAGCGGGTGGAAGTGCTGAAGGGTCCGGCTTCGGCGCTCTACGGCTCGCAGGCCATGGGCGGCGTGGTGAACGTAATTACGCGCCGCTCCCGCGGGCCGGTGCGCAGTTCGGTTTACACCGAATACGGCAGCTATGAAACGTTCCGGGCCGGCGGGGCCATCGGCGGTAACATTACCGAAAAGCTGGATTTCGACCTCTCGTTCGGGCTCTTCGACCGGGCTCAGGACTACAAGCTAGGCAAGCAAGGAGTGTTCCGCGACTGGCTCGACGCCAAGAGTGCCACTAAAACCTTCACCGACGGCCGATCTGAAGAAACCGACGACCAGCGCGGCGACGGTAGCCGGCGCAGCTTCACTAAGCTCAACTACTATTCCGGCGCGTTTCGCGTGGGCTACCAAGTAACCAAGCACTGGCACGTAGACGCCCGAGTAGAGCGGTTTGTGGCCCGCAACGTGCAGTCGCCCAACGACATTTTCTATGGCAACGCGGGCCCTTCCACCAAGGACATCGAGCGGCAGAACGTGGAAATCAGCGCGGTAGGTGACTATGCGCATCATCAGCTGCTAGTACGGGGCTATGGGTCCGGTGAGTTCAACAACAACAATACGCTGCCGGCCACCGCGCCCGCGTATCGCTCTTTCCAAAGCAAAAACTACTGGAAAGGCGTGCAGGTGAAAGACGTAATTAAGCTCGGCGGGCAGCAAGTAACTGTCGGCGTGGACCACAACGAAGCTGTTAGCCGCTCGCATCGCTTCAGCGCCACCAGTGCCGAGTTGGCTCCGTTCAACCCCAACTACGAACTCAACACCACCGGCCTTTACGTGCAGGGCCAACTGAGCTTGCTCAACGAAAAGCTGATTGTAATGCCGGGCGCGCGCTACGACTTCATCACCTACGATGTAAAAAGCACGCCCCTGCTGACCACGTTCACGCCGGGCAAAGAAACCAACCCGTTTTTCAGCCCGAGCTTGGGGGCGCAGTACCAAGTGCTGGAGCCACTACGCGTGCACGGTACCATTGGGCGGGCCTACGTAACGCCGGATGCTTACAACGTAGCGGGCTACTCGCAAACCGTCAATGCCAGCAACCAAGCCTCAGTTACGCAGGGCAATCCGGCGCTGAAAAACGAGAACAGCGTAACCTGGGACGCCGGCCTGCGCTTCGATAAGCCGGAAATGGGATTGACCGGCGACCTGACGTATTTTTCGACCCGAGTAAAGGACCGCATCACTACCCGCACCACCAACCCTACCGGCGAAACCACCTCGGAAGGCTACGTGGTACGCTCGCGCACCACCTACCTCAACGCCAACGACAGCCAGATTCACGGGCTGGAAGCGGAAGTTGGCTATGACTTCGGGGCCGCCCAGGAGTATGCGCACTCGCTGCGGGTGTACGCGGGGGGTACCCGGATGCTGAAGGCCGAAGACGTGGTCAACAACACCGACGGCAGCGAAACTCGCCGCGGTATTCAGAATGTGGCCCGCTTCAGCCACAACTTTGGCGTGTCGTACGACAACTTCAAGAACCTGAACGCGCGCCTGAGCGGCCGCTACGTGGGCCGTCGTCGCGACACCGATTTCACCGATGTGAACTCGCCCCAGATCCTTTACCCCGAGTACATGACCCTGGATTTCTCGGTGACGGGCACCTACGCCCAGCACCACGCCCTCACGTTGTACGTCAACAACCTCACCAACGAAAACTACTACGAAAAGCGCGGCTACAACCTACCCGGCCGCAACGTTGCCGCCCGCTACACTTTGACTTTCTAG
- a CDS encoding SDR family oxidoreductase, translating into MRIAITGATGQLGRLVIEKLKATAPADQIVALVRTPAKAADLGVETREADYSQPATLEAALAGVDTLLLISSSEVGQRITQHRNVIEAAKKAGVQRIVYTSVLHADNSPLSLAEEHRATEADLKSSGVVYTLLRNGWYTENYTGSVHGSVAGGALLGSAKDGKISSATRADFADAAVAVLTGQGHENKTYELAGDESYTLTELAAEISRQTGKDIPYRNLPVADYAAALASFGIPEGFAHGIASWDANAAAGALFDDSHQLSQLIGRPTTPLSTAVADALK; encoded by the coding sequence ATGCGTATTGCCATCACCGGCGCAACGGGCCAACTCGGCCGGCTCGTCATCGAAAAACTTAAAGCTACAGCACCTGCCGACCAAATTGTGGCCTTGGTGCGCACACCTGCTAAAGCCGCCGACTTGGGCGTAGAAACACGGGAAGCCGATTACAGCCAGCCCGCAACGTTGGAAGCCGCTCTGGCGGGTGTCGACACGTTGCTGCTGATTTCGTCGAGCGAAGTAGGCCAGCGGATCACGCAGCACCGCAATGTTATTGAGGCCGCCAAGAAGGCGGGCGTCCAGCGCATCGTTTACACCAGCGTGCTGCACGCCGACAATTCGCCGCTGAGCTTGGCTGAAGAACACCGGGCGACAGAAGCTGATTTGAAGTCCTCAGGGGTTGTCTACACTTTGTTGCGCAACGGCTGGTACACTGAAAACTACACCGGCTCCGTGCACGGAAGCGTGGCCGGCGGCGCCTTGCTTGGCAGCGCCAAAGACGGTAAAATTTCCTCGGCCACCCGGGCTGATTTCGCCGACGCGGCCGTGGCCGTGCTTACCGGCCAAGGCCACGAAAATAAAACCTACGAACTAGCCGGCGACGAGTCGTATACCCTAACTGAGTTGGCGGCTGAAATCTCGCGCCAGACTGGCAAGGATATCCCCTACCGCAACCTGCCGGTTGCTGACTACGCCGCGGCTCTCGCCAGCTTCGGTATTCCGGAAGGCTTTGCACACGGCATTGCCAGCTGGGATGCCAACGCTGCCGCAGGCGCCTTGTTCGATGATAGCCACCAACTCTCCCAGCTTATTGGCCGCCCAACAACGCCCCTATCAACTGCCGTTGCCGACGCCCTGAAGTAA
- a CDS encoding cob(I)yrinic acid a,c-diamide adenosyltransferase, with amino-acid sequence MKIYTKKGDKGTTGLFGGSRVDKDDVRVECFGTLDEVNSTIGLLRVKLGPEHAWQLNLHRIQKDMMDMMSHLARPSDTKKVNTNPLPTDGAAFCETWIDELESQMTTASDYFLLPGGNEISALCHVVRTQMRRGERRLVSLMRLDTVDDAIPAYINRLSDLFFTLSRAEMDKAGVAEEKWQLFLYKRFKKAEDLPKTEDPAA; translated from the coding sequence ATGAAGATTTACACCAAAAAAGGCGACAAGGGAACCACCGGTTTGTTCGGTGGCTCGCGCGTCGATAAAGACGACGTGCGGGTGGAGTGCTTCGGCACCCTCGACGAAGTGAACTCCACCATTGGATTGCTGCGCGTAAAGCTCGGTCCGGAACACGCCTGGCAGCTTAATCTGCACCGGATTCAGAAAGACATGATGGACATGATGTCGCACTTGGCGCGGCCTTCCGATACCAAGAAAGTGAATACCAACCCCCTACCTACCGATGGCGCCGCGTTCTGCGAAACCTGGATCGACGAACTGGAAAGCCAGATGACCACGGCCTCCGACTATTTCTTGCTACCCGGCGGCAACGAAATATCGGCCCTCTGCCACGTGGTGCGCACCCAAATGCGCAGAGGGGAGCGGCGGCTGGTGTCCTTGATGCGCTTGGATACGGTCGATGATGCTATTCCTGCCTACATCAACCGCCTCTCCGACTTGTTTTTCACGTTGTCGCGCGCGGAAATGGACAAGGCCGGCGTGGCCGAAGAGAAGTGGCAGCTGTTTTTGTACAAGCGCTTTAAAAAGGCGGAAGACCTCCCCAAAACCGAAGACCCGGCAGCCTAG
- a CDS encoding bifunctional alpha,alpha-trehalose-phosphate synthase (UDP-forming)/trehalose-phosphatase, producing the protein MGKTIIVSNRLPLKVQRTDAGFLLQPREGGLAIGLDPMYRSGDYLWVGWPGLTPENEAEQQAITALLQVEGMTPVFLSETEVSSYYEGFSNGTLWPTFHYFAQYSAFDYEQWAAYVAVNEKFCTAILTIAGPDDRIWVHDYELMLLPQQLRQVRPQATIGFFLHTPFPSYELLRVLPCRKELLLGLLGADLIGFQTLGYMRHFLSSVSQLLGLPTHNSQIETPSRTIWAEAFPMGIDYNRCVAAAGAPATQMFAHTYREALREARVVLSLDRLDYTNGIAERLNAFEKLLQRYPQWQGQVSLVMVVVPSREQVELYRKLKEEIDELVGRLNAQYRTINWRPVHYFYRSLPFEEVAAWYSLADIGLVTPIRDGMNLVAKEYVASRTDQRGVLILSERAGAARELADALLINPTDTSELADALHEALLMPETEQRRRMVAMQALVKQYDAFAWSHRFLAQLTEVKTKQLGLATAPLGPEITQALVEAYRHARQRLLLLDYDGTLVPFRAHPERAQPDAELLALLQELSESPDTQVALVSGRDRHTLTEWFGHLPLGLIAEEGAWLRPPHQEWMLFHELRADWKQELRPVLDLYVVRASGSFIEEKEFSLVWHFRRVDPDLGRRRARELVSHLLFLAANSDLQVLEGDKMVEIRNAGIHKGAAAVRWLSLYQPDFVLALGDDRTDEDMFRVLPPDAYTVKVGESARSQARYHVSSIRDALTLLRSLRVPAPVATSSAPSKPFPYL; encoded by the coding sequence ATGGGTAAAACCATCATTGTATCGAACCGCCTCCCCCTGAAAGTGCAGCGCACCGACGCGGGTTTTCTTCTGCAGCCCCGAGAAGGAGGGCTGGCCATCGGCCTCGACCCGATGTACCGCTCCGGGGACTACCTGTGGGTAGGCTGGCCTGGCTTAACACCCGAAAACGAGGCCGAGCAGCAAGCAATAACTGCGCTGCTACAGGTTGAGGGCATGACGCCCGTGTTTCTTTCGGAAACCGAAGTCAGCTCCTACTACGAGGGTTTCAGCAACGGAACCCTGTGGCCCACATTCCATTACTTCGCTCAGTATTCTGCCTTCGACTACGAGCAATGGGCCGCCTACGTAGCCGTCAACGAGAAATTCTGCACTGCTATACTGACCATAGCCGGTCCCGACGACCGAATCTGGGTGCACGACTACGAGTTGATGCTGCTGCCCCAGCAACTGCGGCAAGTCCGCCCCCAGGCCACCATCGGCTTTTTTCTACACACACCGTTTCCTTCCTATGAACTGCTGCGGGTGCTACCTTGCCGCAAGGAGTTGCTGCTCGGTTTGCTCGGGGCCGACCTGATTGGCTTCCAGACCCTGGGTTATATGCGGCACTTTTTAAGTTCCGTTTCCCAATTGCTCGGTTTGCCCACCCATAACAGCCAGATCGAAACACCCTCCCGAACGATATGGGCGGAAGCGTTTCCCATGGGTATCGACTACAACCGCTGTGTTGCGGCTGCCGGGGCACCTGCCACGCAGATGTTTGCGCACACCTACCGCGAGGCCCTGCGGGAGGCACGCGTGGTTCTTTCCCTCGACCGGCTAGACTACACCAACGGTATTGCCGAGCGCTTAAATGCCTTCGAGAAGCTGTTGCAGCGCTATCCGCAGTGGCAGGGGCAAGTAAGTTTAGTGATGGTTGTGGTGCCCTCGCGCGAGCAGGTGGAACTGTATCGTAAGCTGAAAGAAGAAATCGATGAGCTGGTAGGCCGTCTCAACGCCCAATACCGCACCATCAACTGGCGCCCGGTGCACTACTTCTACCGCTCGCTGCCGTTCGAGGAAGTGGCGGCCTGGTACTCGCTGGCCGACATTGGATTGGTAACGCCCATCCGCGACGGCATGAATTTGGTAGCTAAGGAATACGTGGCTAGCCGCACCGACCAGCGCGGGGTGCTAATTTTAAGTGAGCGGGCCGGGGCCGCCCGCGAACTGGCCGATGCACTGCTCATTAACCCCACCGATACCAGCGAGCTAGCCGACGCCCTGCACGAGGCCCTGCTCATGCCCGAAACCGAACAGCGCCGGCGCATGGTGGCCATGCAAGCACTTGTCAAGCAGTACGATGCCTTTGCCTGGAGCCACCGGTTTTTAGCGCAGCTCACGGAAGTGAAAACCAAGCAACTGGGGTTGGCAACCGCCCCACTTGGGCCAGAAATCACGCAGGCCCTAGTAGAAGCTTACCGGCACGCCCGGCAGCGGCTGCTGCTGCTCGACTACGACGGCACGTTGGTGCCGTTCCGGGCTCACCCCGAGCGGGCCCAACCCGACGCCGAGCTGCTAGCTCTGTTGCAAGAGCTCAGCGAAAGCCCGGACACGCAAGTGGCACTAGTTAGTGGCCGCGACCGGCATACGCTCACCGAGTGGTTTGGGCACCTACCCCTCGGGTTGATTGCCGAGGAAGGCGCCTGGCTGCGCCCGCCCCATCAGGAGTGGATGCTGTTTCACGAACTGCGCGCCGACTGGAAGCAGGAGCTGCGGCCAGTGCTTGACTTGTATGTGGTCCGCGCGAGTGGGTCTTTTATCGAGGAAAAAGAGTTTTCCTTGGTGTGGCACTTTCGCCGGGTCGACCCCGACCTGGGCCGCCGCCGCGCCCGCGAACTAGTAAGCCACTTACTGTTTCTGGCCGCCAACTCCGACCTGCAGGTGCTGGAAGGCGATAAAATGGTGGAAATCCGCAACGCTGGCATTCACAAAGGTGCCGCCGCAGTTCGCTGGCTGAGTTTGTATCAACCCGATTTCGTATTGGCCCTCGGCGACGACCGCACCGACGAAGACATGTTCCGGGTGCTGCCACCCGACGCGTATACAGTTAAGGTCGGCGAGTCGGCCCGTTCGCAGGCCCGTTACCATGTTTCTAGCATCCGTGATGCCCTAACGCTGTTGCGTAGTTTGCGTGTGCCCGCCCCGGTTGCAACTTCCTCGGCCCCGAGCAAGCCCTTCCCGTACCTATAA
- a CDS encoding winged helix-turn-helix transcriptional regulator: MKKDSLALTAKATTLTEKLQRGDLLSAGCPSRTVLKHITSRWGVLALMVLDGETRRFSELRRLIDGVSERMLAQTLQWLEADGLVKRVAYDVVPPHVEYSLTPLGQQAAQKVRALADWVEISFPDVQQHWDKKLVG; the protein is encoded by the coding sequence ATGAAAAAAGATAGTCTTGCTCTGACAGCAAAGGCAACCACGCTCACTGAAAAGCTACAGCGCGGCGACCTGCTGTCGGCTGGCTGCCCCTCGCGCACGGTGCTCAAGCACATAACCAGCCGCTGGGGAGTTTTAGCCCTGATGGTGTTGGATGGTGAAACCCGCCGCTTCAGTGAGTTGCGGCGCCTCATCGACGGCGTTAGCGAGCGGATGCTGGCCCAGACGCTGCAATGGCTAGAAGCCGACGGCTTGGTGAAGCGAGTCGCCTACGACGTGGTGCCGCCGCACGTCGAATACAGTCTGACGCCCCTAGGGCAGCAAGCGGCGCAGAAGGTGCGTGCCTTAGCGGATTGGGTGGAAATTAGCTTCCCTGATGTGCAGCAGCACTGGGATAAAAAATTGGTTGGTTAG